A stretch of Candidatus Dadabacteria bacterium DNA encodes these proteins:
- a CDS encoding DUF5020 domain-containing protein, whose product MNGAVIPNSEQPIVNAALADRMPGGRKPEAERKMNHLRVIACTICLCLLVLLSSAPAVAQTWNAFNAQLLYGTDFELEREKAGTLTLEWINGWAYGDNFAFVDIRPLRGNSSFYGEWSPRLSFSKISGKAFSAGPVEDVLLSGTLEKGEGFTNYLIGAAVDLDVPGFNFVQTNGYLRENPDLAGTTWQVTVVWNATFKTGPAHWMFNGYFDWAGSEGEAETSAYEKQNFLMQPQLLLDVGRLVNRQGQVYVGIEWWYWHNKFGISGVEESVVQAMIRVDL is encoded by the coding sequence TTGAATGGAGCCGTAATACCAAATTCAGAACAGCCCATCGTCAATGCCGCCTTGGCAGACCGTATGCCGGGCGGGCGGAAGCCAGAAGCTGAACGCAAGATGAATCATCTTAGAGTAATTGCCTGCACCATATGCCTCTGTTTGCTTGTCTTGTTGTCGTCAGCGCCGGCAGTAGCGCAGACCTGGAATGCGTTCAACGCCCAGTTGCTCTATGGTACGGACTTCGAACTGGAGCGTGAGAAAGCGGGAACCCTCACTCTGGAATGGATTAACGGCTGGGCCTATGGCGATAACTTTGCCTTTGTGGATATCCGACCATTGAGAGGTAACAGTTCATTCTATGGGGAGTGGTCCCCCCGTCTGAGCTTCTCCAAAATAAGCGGTAAAGCTTTTTCCGCGGGGCCGGTGGAAGATGTGCTTCTGTCCGGCACTTTGGAAAAGGGAGAAGGTTTTACCAATTATCTCATTGGCGCCGCGGTGGACCTTGATGTGCCCGGGTTTAATTTCGTCCAGACAAACGGCTACTTAAGGGAAAATCCGGATCTTGCCGGAACAACTTGGCAGGTGACAGTGGTTTGGAATGCGACCTTCAAAACGGGACCGGCGCACTGGATGTTCAATGGCTATTTCGACTGGGCCGGCTCAGAGGGTGAGGCTGAAACATCCGCCTATGAAAAACAAAACTTTCTTATGCAGCCTCAGCTCCTGCTGGATGTGGGTCGTCTGGTGAACCGGCAGGGACAGGTATATGTCGGTATTGAGTGGTGGTATTGGCACAACAAGTTTGGGATCTCGGGGGTCGAGGAATCAGTTGTTCAGGCGATGATAAGGGTGGATTTATAG
- the gcvT gene encoding glycine cleavage system aminomethyltransferase GcvT produces MTYTPLYETHKSFGARMIDFAGWKLPLQFDGIRQEHMAVRTACGLFDVSHMGEIEVNGPQAEDLCQRLNTNDMAKLRDGRARYGLFCYPDGGAVDDLITYRFSAEHFLVCVNASNTEKVYRWMGDNCGDLDVEVTDASAAYAQIAVQGPDSVSVMEKALGEESVRDFPRFSFRILEGEATGVIAARTGYTGEDGFELFVPAGDAVWIWERLYESGSESGITFCGLGARDTLRIEAGYPLYGNELDEKKTPIEAGLGRYVKMDKGDFIGRAALLEQMEGGTARKTLGFKMLERGVPRHGYDVVKNGKRIGEVTSGTMSPVLDIGVGIASVTSGEVECGDEIGIEIRGHARKAVSSEFPLHKD; encoded by the coding sequence ATGACTTACACCCCTTTATACGAAACACACAAGAGTTTCGGGGCGCGGATGATCGATTTTGCCGGGTGGAAGCTTCCTCTTCAGTTTGACGGTATAAGGCAGGAACACATGGCTGTCAGGACCGCCTGCGGACTTTTCGACGTGAGCCACATGGGAGAAATAGAGGTCAACGGACCTCAGGCGGAAGATCTCTGCCAGAGGCTTAACACCAATGACATGGCAAAGCTTCGCGACGGCCGGGCCCGGTACGGTCTTTTCTGCTATCCAGACGGCGGAGCGGTTGACGATCTTATAACCTACAGGTTCTCGGCGGAGCATTTCCTTGTCTGCGTGAACGCGTCTAACACTGAGAAAGTCTATCGCTGGATGGGCGATAACTGCGGTGATCTTGACGTTGAGGTAACCGACGCGAGCGCCGCTTACGCTCAGATCGCCGTTCAGGGTCCCGACTCGGTATCAGTAATGGAGAAGGCGCTTGGCGAGGAGAGCGTGAGGGATTTCCCCAGATTTTCTTTCAGAATCCTGGAGGGCGAGGCGACGGGAGTGATAGCTGCCAGGACCGGTTATACTGGTGAAGACGGCTTTGAGTTGTTCGTGCCCGCGGGGGACGCGGTCTGGATCTGGGAGAGGCTTTACGAAAGCGGGAGCGAATCAGGGATCACTTTTTGCGGCCTTGGAGCGCGCGACACCCTTCGAATAGAAGCCGGATACCCTCTTTACGGAAACGAGTTGGATGAGAAGAAAACCCCGATTGAGGCCGGCTTGGGTAGGTACGTGAAAATGGACAAGGGCGATTTTATCGGCCGCGCTGCGCTTCTGGAGCAGATGGAGGGTGGAACAGCGAGGAAAACCCTTGGTTTTAAGATGCTTGAGAGGGGAGTTCCCAGGCATGGCTACGATGTAGTGAAGAACGGAAAGAGAATAGGAGAAGTTACAAGCGGTACCATGTCTCCGGTTCTTGATATTGGTGTGGGTATAGCTTCGGTGACCTCTGGTGAAGTTGAGTGTGGAGATGAAATAGGGATTGAGATCCGGGGACACGCGAGAAAAGCGGTTTCTTCTGAATTTCCGCTTCATAAAGACTGA
- the gcvH gene encoding glycine cleavage system protein GcvH, with the protein MRSIEVMSVPKDLKYTEEHEWIRFEGDRAVVGITDYAQEALGEIVYVELPVEGDELFQGDSFGGAESTKAVSELFAPISGEIAEVNDLLVDSPELVNADPYGDGWIIKIHTDELDESEVEKLLDPSAYEELIEDEEDA; encoded by the coding sequence ATAAGGAGCATTGAAGTTATGAGTGTACCGAAAGACTTGAAATATACTGAAGAACATGAGTGGATCAGGTTCGAGGGGGACAGGGCGGTGGTCGGAATAACGGATTATGCGCAGGAGGCCCTCGGGGAGATAGTCTATGTTGAACTGCCGGTTGAAGGGGATGAACTGTTTCAGGGGGATTCCTTCGGCGGGGCGGAGTCGACAAAGGCGGTCTCGGAACTTTTCGCCCCGATCTCAGGAGAGATCGCCGAGGTGAATGATCTTCTGGTGGACTCCCCGGAACTTGTAAACGCCGACCCTTACGGTGACGGATGGATCATAAAAATTCATACGGACGAGCTTGATGAAAGCGAAGTTGAAAAACTTCTTGATCCCTCAGCTTATGAAGAACTGATAGAAGACGAGGAAGATGCCTGA
- the gcvP gene encoding aminomethyl-transferring glycine dehydrogenase, translated as MGSENGIYEEGDFFSARHIGPTPEETHRMLSCAGAGSLEELVQETIPADLLSDVQMSVPAAMTESSYLDHIRGIGRENAVFKSYIGLGYYDCITPAVILRNILENPSWYTQYTPYQAEISQGRLEALLNFQTVISELTEMELSNASLLDEATAAAEAMAMFHRLGGAKREKADADGFFVSRRCFPQTIDVLKTRAAPLGIRIVEGDEEEISLDGSFFGALLQYPDAFGEVRDYSEFIKSAHDHGIMVAVAADLMSLVLLTPPGRFGADAVVGTSQRFGVPVGYGGPHAAYFATRDEFRRQVPGRIIGVSLDRDENPAYRMALQTREQHIRRERATSNICTAQSLLAIMSSMYAVYHGPAGLRRISGRINTLAKMLDLGFKELGVAQLNGAFFDTLLVDISPHGEDSCETLRASALKKGINFRYLPDQKVCISLDETTAEKDVAEILSFFSDSLELGEKVAVTADRVSAVASVPEELQRKGDFLAQPVFNRYHSETLMLRYIKSLEGRDLSLAHSMIPLGSCTMKLNGTTEMIPISWEEFSRIHPFAPSDQTAGYARVIGELEKYLCEITGLNACSLQPNSGAQGEYAGLMVIRRYFEEKGETQRRVVLIPSSAHGTNPASARMAGMDVVVVKCRKNGDVDIDDLVRCCRKNEGKVACLMITYPSTHGVFESGIREICEIIHSSGAQVYMDGANLNAQVGLCFPSLIGVDVCHINLHKTFSIPHGGGGPGMGPICVASHLAAHLPGHAVVEGVGGEKSCGAISAAPWGSASILLISYGYIRLLGKEGMTDASRYAILNANYLKCRLGEHYDILYEGENGRVAHEFILDLRELGKSAEITAEDVAKRLMDYGFHAPTMSWPVAGTLMVEPTESESMEELDRFCDAMIEIRREIQEIIDGGTDLSDNVLRNSPHTVLDLVSSDWEHPYSRQQAFFPLPYLRTNKFWPPVSRIDNAYGDRNLVCTCLPPEAYAAEE; from the coding sequence TTGGGAAGCGAAAACGGCATTTATGAAGAAGGGGATTTTTTCTCGGCTAGGCACATAGGTCCCACGCCCGAGGAAACGCACCGCATGCTTTCATGCGCGGGGGCGGGGAGTCTTGAGGAACTGGTGCAGGAAACCATTCCCGCCGACCTGCTTTCAGATGTCCAGATGTCTGTTCCCGCGGCTATGACCGAGAGTTCCTATCTTGACCACATAAGGGGCATCGGGCGTGAGAATGCGGTTTTCAAGTCGTATATAGGCCTGGGTTATTACGACTGCATCACCCCGGCGGTCATATTAAGGAACATTCTTGAGAACCCGAGCTGGTACACTCAGTATACTCCTTACCAAGCGGAAATATCGCAGGGACGCCTGGAAGCCCTTCTCAATTTCCAGACCGTAATTTCGGAACTTACGGAAATGGAACTTTCAAACGCCTCGTTGCTTGATGAAGCGACGGCTGCCGCTGAGGCTATGGCCATGTTTCACAGGCTGGGCGGCGCGAAGCGGGAGAAGGCGGACGCTGACGGGTTCTTCGTTTCCAGAAGGTGTTTTCCCCAGACCATTGATGTTTTAAAGACCCGGGCTGCGCCCTTGGGAATAAGAATCGTTGAGGGAGATGAGGAAGAAATTTCGCTTGACGGGAGTTTCTTCGGCGCGCTTCTTCAGTACCCCGACGCTTTCGGAGAAGTCAGGGATTACTCGGAATTCATAAAAAGTGCCCATGACCACGGTATTATGGTCGCGGTCGCGGCTGATCTCATGAGCCTCGTGCTGCTTACTCCTCCAGGGCGCTTCGGGGCCGACGCGGTTGTTGGAACTTCGCAGAGATTCGGGGTTCCCGTTGGTTACGGCGGTCCCCACGCCGCGTATTTTGCCACAAGAGACGAGTTCAGAAGACAGGTTCCCGGAAGAATAATAGGGGTATCTCTAGACAGGGACGAAAACCCCGCTTACAGAATGGCTCTTCAGACCAGGGAACAGCACATAAGGAGGGAGAGGGCCACTTCCAATATATGCACCGCGCAGTCTCTGCTTGCCATAATGTCCTCCATGTACGCTGTTTACCATGGTCCTGCCGGGCTGCGGCGCATCTCCGGGAGGATAAACACGCTCGCGAAAATGCTTGACCTGGGCTTTAAGGAGCTCGGAGTAGCTCAGCTAAACGGAGCGTTTTTCGATACCCTGCTTGTGGATATCTCACCCCATGGGGAGGACTCCTGCGAGACGCTTCGCGCAAGCGCCCTTAAAAAAGGGATCAACTTCAGATATCTTCCGGACCAGAAAGTTTGCATATCCCTTGACGAAACCACTGCGGAGAAGGATGTTGCGGAAATACTTTCGTTTTTTTCAGACTCTTTGGAACTCGGTGAAAAAGTGGCTGTCACAGCGGACCGGGTTTCCGCCGTTGCGTCCGTACCCGAGGAACTTCAGAGGAAGGGGGATTTTCTAGCCCAGCCCGTGTTTAACCGCTATCACTCCGAAACCCTGATGCTTAGGTACATAAAGAGCCTCGAGGGCAGAGATCTTTCCTTGGCCCATTCCATGATTCCCCTCGGTTCCTGCACTATGAAGCTCAACGGTACGACGGAAATGATACCGATAAGCTGGGAGGAATTCTCAAGAATCCATCCTTTTGCGCCCTCGGATCAGACGGCGGGATACGCTCGGGTGATCGGTGAACTCGAAAAGTATCTCTGCGAAATAACCGGACTTAACGCCTGCTCGCTTCAGCCCAACTCGGGAGCCCAGGGAGAGTATGCGGGTCTTATGGTCATACGCAGATACTTTGAGGAGAAAGGGGAGACCCAAAGGCGCGTGGTGCTGATTCCCTCTTCTGCCCACGGGACCAATCCCGCAAGCGCCCGGATGGCCGGGATGGACGTTGTGGTGGTAAAGTGCCGGAAAAACGGGGACGTGGACATAGACGATCTTGTTAGATGCTGCCGGAAGAATGAGGGGAAAGTGGCTTGCCTTATGATTACCTATCCTTCGACTCACGGGGTTTTTGAGTCCGGAATAAGGGAAATATGCGAAATAATTCACTCAAGCGGTGCGCAGGTATACATGGACGGGGCGAATCTTAACGCGCAGGTGGGCCTCTGCTTTCCCTCCCTTATCGGCGTTGACGTATGCCACATAAACCTGCACAAGACTTTCAGCATTCCACATGGAGGAGGAGGTCCGGGAATGGGCCCCATATGCGTCGCGTCCCATCTTGCCGCGCATCTTCCCGGACACGCCGTCGTGGAAGGGGTAGGGGGTGAGAAGTCCTGCGGAGCGATATCGGCGGCTCCGTGGGGAAGTGCGAGCATACTGCTTATATCCTACGGGTATATAAGACTTCTGGGAAAGGAAGGAATGACCGATGCTTCCCGCTATGCGATACTGAACGCCAATTACCTCAAGTGCCGGCTTGGGGAGCACTACGATATTCTGTACGAGGGAGAGAACGGAAGGGTCGCCCATGAATTCATACTCGACCTCCGGGAACTCGGGAAAAGCGCGGAAATAACGGCGGAAGACGTAGCCAAAAGACTCATGGATTACGGGTTTCACGCGCCGACTATGTCATGGCCGGTAGCGGGAACGCTGATGGTGGAACCTACGGAGAGCGAATCCATGGAAGAGCTGGACAGGTTCTGCGACGCGATGATAGAAATACGCAGGGAAATCCAGGAGATCATCGACGGCGGGACGGACCTTTCGGACAACGTACTTAGGAATTCTCCCCACACGGTCCTGGATCTCGTGTCTTCGGACTGGGAACATCCCTATTCACGCCAGCAGGCGTTTTTCCCGCTTCCATATCTCAGGACTAACAAATTCTGGCCGCCGGTCTCAAGAATAGACAATGCCTACGGTGACAGGAATCTGGTGTGCACGTGTCTTCCCCCCGAGGCTTATGCGGCGGAGGAGTAA
- the mfd gene encoding transcription-repair coupling factor translates to MNGKNPTIELSSHLGNPMVEEFLASPPGGPTDLSGLYGNSPYFLLALLSEVPGKRILHVCEQREQCAVAARSVSSLKGMEIPVLLSKGMEKNRSLFEKKEISEPERLHSLFMWKQTGVLCADAASLAEILPPPRSLEAESFTVEEGMEVDRDELAQRLLGIGYREVDFTEKRGDMSVRGSIVDLFSPGSLNPLRVELFADRINSLREFSSSTQKSIGKTKKAVINPASFAIYRQTSKDTLIKQILSGADKQGLTSSEVEPLVEAFENGSYFRGIEWFTPFFWNSRQCILDYPREDLIISLPQGFEEVELLLKLEEKFEARRKSLGKLEKSLPQFRKLYLEGKKLKEKLGKSRLVYTGAMEIGAEGKNSIRFSTEEISFSKPSLEVFMDKAEELMEDGYAVFIFFTSRGEREKFLKLTENRPDSAMVHVVGELFESTVLHDFRIALLTEKTLLQKTKSQGTPFGGSDIPSAFLTSFSQLKHGDYIVHKEFGIGIFRGLKRLSFENRQGDFLECEYKGGDKIFVPVEKSRLIQKYMGDGREPRIEKLGSANWKKTVGKVKRAVEEVATELVELCAERKVGKGFQFSPRDQMFNGFEMEFPWSETPDQSAAIEDVMSDMESEKAMDRLICGDVGFGKTEVALRAAFKACLDGKQVMVIAPTTLLASQHYRTALSRFEHYPVRIDMLSRFTTAKKEKEILKRLEDGSLDLIIGTHKLLGKKIKFRNLGLAVIDEEQKFGVNHKKSIRSMKNAVEVLTLSATPIPRTLQLSLADVRDISVINTPPEGRQPVEVYIQQFNTGVIKEAVEKEVKRNGTVFFIHNRIEDIFEKADLLQNLMPELSIGVTHGRMNETRLSRTIEQFADGRVNLLVTTAIVESGLDIPKANTIIVNNAHTMGLADLYQLKGRVGRSDKKAYAYFLIPSVHSLTEEARKRLEVLSRLTDLGSGFKLATADLQIRGAGTLFGEKQSGHIADIGLEFYLELLRDTVESKRGESRVHEIRPEIKTQDDAFIPEHYIQSGSERLFYYKKISSAGERGELREIAAEVEDRFGAMPDPLKRLILIAELRIALGEKFIKRAEIGKASATLSLAAAENRGREKKLKIPLPPERRYETLISAVEKVEKPAQARV, encoded by the coding sequence GTGAACGGTAAAAATCCCACGATTGAACTTTCGTCACACCTGGGAAACCCCATGGTGGAGGAGTTTCTTGCATCCCCGCCCGGAGGACCGACGGATCTTTCCGGTCTTTACGGAAACTCCCCCTATTTTCTTCTGGCTCTTCTCTCCGAGGTTCCGGGCAAAAGAATTCTCCATGTCTGTGAGCAAAGAGAACAGTGCGCCGTTGCGGCGCGGAGTGTCTCTTCTCTGAAAGGAATGGAAATCCCGGTTCTTCTCTCAAAAGGAATGGAGAAAAACCGCTCCCTTTTCGAAAAAAAAGAGATCTCCGAACCCGAGAGGCTTCACTCCCTTTTCATGTGGAAGCAAACGGGAGTGCTCTGCGCAGACGCGGCTTCCCTTGCCGAGATACTGCCTCCACCCCGCTCCCTCGAAGCCGAGAGCTTCACCGTGGAAGAGGGAATGGAAGTTGATCGGGATGAGCTTGCGCAAAGACTCCTCGGGATCGGTTACCGCGAGGTGGATTTTACCGAGAAACGGGGAGACATGAGCGTCCGGGGCTCCATAGTGGACTTGTTCTCGCCGGGTTCTTTGAATCCTTTGAGAGTGGAGCTTTTCGCAGACAGGATAAATTCGCTTCGGGAGTTCTCTTCTTCAACTCAGAAATCCATTGGAAAAACAAAAAAAGCCGTGATCAATCCGGCTTCTTTCGCAATTTACCGCCAAACAAGCAAAGACACCCTGATCAAGCAGATACTCTCCGGAGCTGACAAGCAGGGGCTTACGTCAAGCGAGGTTGAACCTCTGGTAGAGGCGTTTGAAAACGGCTCATATTTCAGGGGAATCGAGTGGTTCACGCCGTTTTTTTGGAACTCGCGCCAATGCATACTCGATTACCCCAGAGAGGATCTTATCATAAGCCTTCCCCAAGGATTTGAGGAAGTTGAGCTGCTATTAAAACTTGAGGAGAAATTCGAAGCGAGAAGAAAATCCCTTGGGAAACTCGAAAAATCGCTTCCCCAATTCAGAAAACTTTATCTCGAGGGAAAAAAGCTCAAAGAGAAACTGGGAAAATCAAGGCTCGTATACACAGGCGCGATGGAGATAGGTGCAGAAGGAAAAAACAGCATCAGGTTCAGCACCGAGGAGATATCGTTTTCAAAGCCTTCTCTCGAGGTCTTCATGGACAAAGCCGAAGAACTGATGGAAGACGGCTACGCGGTGTTTATATTTTTCACCTCGCGGGGCGAGAGAGAAAAATTCCTCAAGCTTACTGAGAACCGCCCGGATAGCGCGATGGTGCACGTGGTCGGAGAACTTTTTGAAAGCACCGTTCTTCATGATTTCAGGATCGCCCTTTTAACGGAGAAAACCCTGCTCCAGAAAACAAAAAGCCAAGGCACCCCCTTCGGAGGAAGCGACATACCCTCCGCGTTTCTTACCTCGTTCAGCCAGCTTAAACACGGAGACTACATAGTTCACAAGGAATTCGGGATAGGAATTTTCAGGGGGCTCAAGAGGCTTTCGTTTGAGAACCGCCAAGGTGATTTTCTTGAGTGCGAGTACAAAGGCGGGGACAAGATATTCGTCCCCGTGGAGAAATCCAGGCTGATCCAGAAATACATGGGAGACGGAAGAGAACCGAGAATCGAGAAACTCGGAAGTGCGAACTGGAAAAAAACCGTCGGCAAGGTTAAAAGGGCTGTCGAGGAAGTCGCGACCGAGCTTGTGGAACTCTGCGCTGAGAGAAAAGTCGGGAAAGGCTTTCAGTTCTCCCCCAGGGATCAGATGTTCAATGGATTCGAGATGGAGTTTCCCTGGAGCGAGACCCCGGATCAGTCAGCGGCGATAGAGGACGTAATGTCCGACATGGAATCGGAAAAAGCCATGGACAGGCTGATCTGCGGAGATGTCGGGTTCGGAAAAACCGAAGTGGCCCTGCGGGCCGCCTTTAAAGCATGCCTTGACGGAAAACAAGTCATGGTGATCGCCCCGACAACCCTTCTCGCCAGCCAGCACTACCGGACCGCGCTTTCGAGGTTTGAGCACTACCCCGTAAGAATCGATATGCTCTCGCGATTCACAACGGCCAAAAAAGAAAAAGAGATACTAAAAAGGCTCGAAGACGGTTCCCTCGACCTCATAATCGGAACACACAAGCTTCTGGGGAAAAAAATAAAGTTCAGAAACCTCGGCCTCGCGGTAATAGACGAGGAACAGAAATTCGGTGTCAACCACAAAAAATCCATAAGATCGATGAAAAACGCCGTTGAAGTCCTCACTCTTTCCGCAACCCCCATCCCGAGAACCCTACAGCTCTCCCTAGCCGACGTAAGGGACATAAGCGTAATAAACACCCCTCCTGAAGGACGTCAGCCGGTGGAAGTGTACATTCAGCAGTTCAACACCGGAGTTATAAAGGAAGCGGTGGAAAAAGAAGTCAAAAGGAACGGCACGGTTTTTTTCATACACAACAGGATAGAAGACATATTCGAGAAGGCGGACCTTCTGCAAAACCTCATGCCGGAACTGTCAATAGGGGTAACACACGGACGCATGAACGAAACCCGCCTCTCAAGAACCATAGAACAGTTCGCGGACGGAAGAGTGAACCTGCTGGTAACAACAGCGATAGTTGAATCCGGACTCGATATACCGAAAGCCAATACTATAATAGTGAACAACGCTCACACTATGGGACTTGCGGACCTTTACCAGCTGAAGGGCAGAGTCGGAAGATCGGACAAAAAAGCGTACGCCTACTTTCTCATACCGTCTGTGCACTCCCTAACCGAGGAAGCGAGAAAAAGACTTGAGGTCCTCTCGCGCCTCACTGATCTTGGAAGCGGCTTCAAACTGGCCACGGCCGACCTTCAGATAAGGGGGGCCGGAACCCTTTTCGGAGAAAAGCAGTCAGGACATATAGCGGATATCGGTCTTGAGTTTTATCTTGAGCTGCTTAGAGACACCGTGGAGAGCAAAAGGGGCGAGAGCCGCGTCCACGAAATCAGACCGGAGATAAAAACACAGGACGATGCGTTTATCCCCGAGCACTACATACAAAGCGGTTCGGAGAGGCTTTTTTACTACAAAAAAATATCATCGGCGGGAGAACGCGGGGAATTAAGAGAAATCGCCGCGGAAGTTGAAGACAGGTTCGGTGCTATGCCCGACCCGCTGAAACGGCTGATTCTCATCGCGGAACTCAGGATCGCCCTCGGGGAGAAATTCATAAAAAGAGCCGAGATAGGAAAAGCTTCAGCGACCCTGAGCCTTGCGGCCGCGGAGAACCGGGGCCGGGAGAAGAAACTCAAAATCCCCCTTCCGCCCGAGCGCAGATACGAAACGCTCATAAGCGCTGTGGAAAAGGTAGAAAAACCGGCCCAAGCCCGTGTATAG
- the leuB gene encoding 3-isopropylmalate dehydrogenase → MPKVLVIPGDGIGVEVTEVSVSILKAVGKKNGIEFALESDLLGGCAIDAHGVPVTEETIEKAKQSDAVLLGAVGGPKWENMEHHLKPERGLLELRKQLDTFANLRPAIVYAALADASTLKREVVEGVDIMVVRELTSGIYFGHPRGTEQLGKGESKAFNTLHYTTSEIERVAKMAFEIARKRKNKVTSIDKSNVLESMVLWRDTVTEIHDREFSDVTLEHLYVDNAAMQLIRRPTDFDVMLAGNMFGDIISDEAAQLTGSLGMLPSASVGNEGAIYEPVHGSAPDIAGKGVANPIASVLSMAMMLRYSFDMDEAATQVEEAVANVLEKGYRTSDIYEEGKTRVGTEEMGSLILDEL, encoded by the coding sequence TTGCCTAAAGTACTAGTAATCCCGGGAGACGGGATAGGAGTTGAAGTAACCGAAGTCAGCGTGTCTATACTCAAGGCCGTAGGGAAGAAAAACGGGATTGAGTTTGCGCTTGAAAGCGATCTTCTCGGCGGATGCGCCATAGACGCACACGGGGTTCCCGTAACCGAAGAAACCATAGAGAAAGCTAAGCAAAGCGACGCGGTGCTCCTGGGGGCCGTGGGCGGTCCGAAATGGGAGAACATGGAACACCACCTAAAACCCGAAAGGGGACTTCTCGAACTCAGAAAACAGCTGGACACCTTCGCGAACCTGAGGCCCGCGATTGTCTACGCTGCACTTGCCGATGCGTCCACGCTTAAAAGGGAAGTGGTGGAAGGAGTCGACATAATGGTCGTGAGGGAGCTTACGAGCGGAATATATTTCGGACATCCGAGAGGAACCGAACAGCTGGGCAAGGGGGAAAGCAAGGCGTTTAATACCCTCCATTACACAACTTCCGAGATAGAGAGAGTAGCGAAGATGGCCTTTGAAATCGCCAGAAAAAGAAAAAACAAGGTTACCTCAATAGACAAATCGAACGTTCTCGAATCGATGGTACTCTGGAGAGACACTGTCACGGAGATCCATGACCGCGAGTTCTCAGACGTGACGCTCGAGCATCTGTACGTGGACAACGCCGCTATGCAGCTCATAAGAAGACCCACAGACTTCGACGTTATGCTGGCGGGGAACATGTTCGGCGACATAATAAGCGACGAGGCCGCCCAGCTCACCGGCTCCCTCGGCATGCTGCCCTCGGCAAGCGTCGGAAACGAAGGGGCCATATACGAGCCGGTGCACGGAAGCGCTCCCGACATCGCCGGCAAGGGCGTAGCGAATCCCATAGCCTCGGTTCTCTCGATGGCTATGATGCTACGTTACTCCTTTGACATGGACGAGGCCGCCACACAGGTCGAAGAAGCGGTAGCAAATGTTCTTGAGAAGGGTTATCGCACATCCGACATATACGAGGAAGGAAAAACCAGGGTGGGCACAGAGGAAATGGGATCTCTCATACTCGACGAGTTGTGA
- a CDS encoding 2-hydroxyhepta-2,4-diene-1,7-dioate isomerase produces the protein MKFLRFKNAEEEPVFGKYLDGSVFEIEGDIFGRYSVTNVKHDYADIAPLAPCLPTKIIAVGLNYEDHAREMKRTPPEDPMLFMKPSTAVIAHQEEIKYPAHMSSRVDYEGELGVVIGKKARMVEKEQALEYVFGYTCVNDVTARDLQAKDIQFTRGKGFDTFAPFGPFIETEVDPTDLHIKTFLNGEVKQNSSTKNLIFSVPELVSFISKVMTLLPGDIIATGTPSGISPMSLGDVVEVEIEGIGRLVNRVAR, from the coding sequence ATGAAATTCCTAAGATTCAAAAACGCCGAAGAAGAACCTGTATTCGGAAAATATCTCGACGGATCGGTCTTTGAGATAGAAGGGGATATTTTCGGTAGGTATTCGGTAACGAACGTAAAGCACGACTACGCGGACATAGCGCCGCTTGCTCCCTGCCTCCCGACAAAAATCATAGCCGTAGGACTCAACTACGAGGATCACGCCAGGGAAATGAAAAGGACTCCTCCCGAAGACCCAATGCTCTTTATGAAACCCTCAACGGCGGTTATCGCACATCAAGAAGAAATAAAATATCCTGCGCACATGTCGAGCAGGGTCGACTACGAAGGAGAACTCGGGGTCGTTATAGGAAAGAAAGCCCGCATGGTGGAAAAGGAACAAGCGCTTGAATATGTCTTCGGGTATACCTGCGTAAACGACGTGACCGCAAGAGACCTTCAGGCAAAGGATATACAGTTCACAAGAGGCAAGGGATTTGACACGTTCGCCCCGTTCGGACCTTTCATAGAAACGGAAGTCGACCCCACGGACCTGCACATAAAAACTTTTTTAAACGGTGAAGTAAAACAGAACTCAAGCACGAAAAACCTGATATTCAGCGTCCCTGAGCTTGTAAGCTTCATATCAAAGGTGATGACGCTTCTTCCGGGAGACATAATAGCGACCGGAACTCCTTCCGGGATAAGTCCCATGAGCCTTGGAGATGTGGTGGAAGTGGAAATTGAGGGAATCGGAAGGCTCGTAAACCGCGTCGCCCGGTAA